A single Perognathus longimembris pacificus isolate PPM17 chromosome 17, ASM2315922v1, whole genome shotgun sequence DNA region contains:
- the Gprc5c gene encoding G-protein coupled receptor family C group 5 member C isoform X3, whose amino-acid sequence MATHQTLLICLGLPLFLFPGARAQNHAPPGCSPDLHPIYYNLCDRSGVWGIVLEAVAGAGVITTFVLTIILVASLPFVQDTKKRSLLGTQVFFLLGTLGLFCLVFACVVKPDFSTCASRRFLFGVLFAICFSCLLAHVFALNFLARKNHGPRGWVIFTVALLLTLVEVIINTEWLIITLVRGGGGGGGAELGSLSNGSASWAVASACAIANMDFVMALIYVMLLLLGGFVGTWPALCGRFKRWRKHGVFMLLTTATSIAIWVVWIVMYTYGNQQHNSPTWDDPTLAIALAANAWAFVLFYVIPEVSQVTKPSPEQSYQGDMYPTRGVGYETILKEQTGQSMFVENKAFSMDEPGSAKRPVSPYSGYNGQLMTSVYQPTEMALMHKGPAEGSYDVILPRATANSQVMGSASSTLRAEDMYVAQSHQAALPSKDGKNSQAQSPQNKTRW is encoded by the exons ATGGCCACCCACCAAACCCTGCTGATATGCCTGGGAttgcctctcttcctctttcccggAGCCCGGGCTCAGAACCACGCCCCGCCAGGCTGCAGCCCAGATCTCCACCCCATCTACTACAACCTGTGTGACCGCTCGGGAGTCTGGGGCATCGTCCTGGAGGCCGTGGCCGGGGCGGGCGTCATCACCACGTTCGTGCTCACCATCATCCTGGTGGCCAGCCTGCCCTTCGTGCAGGACACCAAGAAGCGCAGCCTGCTGGGGACTCAGGTCTTCTTCCTGCTGGGTACCCTCGGCCTCTTCTGCCTGGTGTTCGCCTGCGTGGTGAAGCCCGACTTCTCCACCTGCGCCTCTCGCCGGTTCCTGTTTGGGGTTCTGTTCGCCATCTGCTTCTCCTGTCTATTGGCCCACGTGTTTGCGCTCAACTTCTTGGCCCGGAAGAACCATGGGCCCCGGGGTTGGGTGATTTTCACCGTGGCTCTCCTGCTGACTCTCGTGGAGGTCATCATCAACACCGAGTGGCTGATCATCACCTTGGTccgaggaggcggaggaggcggaggagcggAGCTGGGCTCCCTGAGCAACGGCAGCGCGAGCTGGGCCGTGGCTTCCGCCTGCGCCATCGCCAACATGGACTTCGTCATGGCGCTCATCTACGTGATGCTGCTGTTGTTGGGGGGCTTCGTGGGGACCTGGCCGGCCCTGTGTGGCCGCTTCAAGCGCTGGCGGAAGCACGGGGTCTTCATGCTGCTCACCACGGCCACGTCCATTGCCATCTGGGTAGTATGGATTGTCATGTACACCTACGGCAACCAGCAACACAACAGCCCCACCTGGGATGACCCTACGCTGGCCATCGCCCTGGCCGCCAATGCCTGGGCTTTTGTCCTCTTCTACGTCATCCCCGAGGTCTCCCAAGTGACCAAGCCCAGCCCAGAGCAGAGCTACCAGGGCGACATGTACCCCACCCGGGGTGTAGGCTATGAGACCATACTGAAAGAGCAGACTGGGCAGAGCATGTTCGTGGAGAACAAGGCATTTTCCATGGATGAGCCGGGCTCAG CTAAGAGACCCGTATCACCCTATAGTGGCTACAATGGGCAACTGATGACCAGTGTGTACCAGCCCACCGAGATGGCCCTGATGCACAAAGGCCCG GCCGAAGGCTCTTACGACGTCATCCTCCCGAGAGCCACCGCCAACAGCCAGGTGATGGGCAGTGCCAGCTCCACCCTGCGGGCTGAAGACATGTACGTGGCCCAGAGCCACCAGGCAGCCCTACCTTCCAAAGACGGCAAGAACTCTCAG GCTCAGTCCccgcaaaataaaacaagatggtAG
- the Gprc5c gene encoding G-protein coupled receptor family C group 5 member C isoform X4: MATHQTLLICLGLPLFLFPGARAQNHAPPGCSPDLHPIYYNLCDRSGVWGIVLEAVAGAGVITTFVLTIILVASLPFVQDTKKRSLLGTQVFFLLGTLGLFCLVFACVVKPDFSTCASRRFLFGVLFAICFSCLLAHVFALNFLARKNHGPRGWVIFTVALLLTLVEVIINTEWLIITLVRGGGGGGGAELGSLSNGSASWAVASACAIANMDFVMALIYVMLLLLGGFVGTWPALCGRFKRWRKHGVFMLLTTATSIAIWVVWIVMYTYGNQQHNSPTWDDPTLAIALAANAWAFVLFYVIPEVSQVTKPSPEQSYQGDMYPTRGVGYETILKEQTGQSMFVENKAFSMDEPGSAKRPVSPYSGYNGQLMTSVYQPTEMALMHKGPAEGSYDVILPRATANSQVMGSASSTLRAEDMYVAQSHQAALPSKDGKNSQVFRNPYVWD; encoded by the exons ATGGCCACCCACCAAACCCTGCTGATATGCCTGGGAttgcctctcttcctctttcccggAGCCCGGGCTCAGAACCACGCCCCGCCAGGCTGCAGCCCAGATCTCCACCCCATCTACTACAACCTGTGTGACCGCTCGGGAGTCTGGGGCATCGTCCTGGAGGCCGTGGCCGGGGCGGGCGTCATCACCACGTTCGTGCTCACCATCATCCTGGTGGCCAGCCTGCCCTTCGTGCAGGACACCAAGAAGCGCAGCCTGCTGGGGACTCAGGTCTTCTTCCTGCTGGGTACCCTCGGCCTCTTCTGCCTGGTGTTCGCCTGCGTGGTGAAGCCCGACTTCTCCACCTGCGCCTCTCGCCGGTTCCTGTTTGGGGTTCTGTTCGCCATCTGCTTCTCCTGTCTATTGGCCCACGTGTTTGCGCTCAACTTCTTGGCCCGGAAGAACCATGGGCCCCGGGGTTGGGTGATTTTCACCGTGGCTCTCCTGCTGACTCTCGTGGAGGTCATCATCAACACCGAGTGGCTGATCATCACCTTGGTccgaggaggcggaggaggcggaggagcggAGCTGGGCTCCCTGAGCAACGGCAGCGCGAGCTGGGCCGTGGCTTCCGCCTGCGCCATCGCCAACATGGACTTCGTCATGGCGCTCATCTACGTGATGCTGCTGTTGTTGGGGGGCTTCGTGGGGACCTGGCCGGCCCTGTGTGGCCGCTTCAAGCGCTGGCGGAAGCACGGGGTCTTCATGCTGCTCACCACGGCCACGTCCATTGCCATCTGGGTAGTATGGATTGTCATGTACACCTACGGCAACCAGCAACACAACAGCCCCACCTGGGATGACCCTACGCTGGCCATCGCCCTGGCCGCCAATGCCTGGGCTTTTGTCCTCTTCTACGTCATCCCCGAGGTCTCCCAAGTGACCAAGCCCAGCCCAGAGCAGAGCTACCAGGGCGACATGTACCCCACCCGGGGTGTAGGCTATGAGACCATACTGAAAGAGCAGACTGGGCAGAGCATGTTCGTGGAGAACAAGGCATTTTCCATGGATGAGCCGGGCTCAG CTAAGAGACCCGTATCACCCTATAGTGGCTACAATGGGCAACTGATGACCAGTGTGTACCAGCCCACCGAGATGGCCCTGATGCACAAAGGCCCG GCCGAAGGCTCTTACGACGTCATCCTCCCGAGAGCCACCGCCAACAGCCAGGTGATGGGCAGTGCCAGCTCCACCCTGCGGGCTGAAGACATGTACGTGGCCCAGAGCCACCAGGCAGCCCTACCTTCCAAAGACGGCAAGAACTCTCAGGTCTTTAGAAACCCCTACGTGTGGGACTGA